In the genome of Acetobacter oryzifermentans, one region contains:
- the coaBC gene encoding bifunctional phosphopantothenoylcysteine decarboxylase/phosphopantothenate--cysteine ligase CoaBC, translating into MDVVLPSRSVLLIVGGSIAAFKAPELIRLLKGAGMQVRCVLTEGGSQFVTPLTLQALSEQPVYADLFSLTAEQEMGHIALSRWADLVLVCPASANLLARMAGGLADDLASTLLLATDAPVMAVPAMNVRMWEHAATQHNVATLQQRGVHVVPPAIGPMACGEFGAGRMPEPADILDAVQAFFRQRQQQNGPLAGKAVLVTAGPTQEPLDPVRYLANRSSGKQGYAIAAALADLGASVTLVSGPTMLRAPAGVTFVPCETACQMLECVKAAASFDVAVCTAAVADWRPEVQAGQKIKKTSRDDVPAPIRLVSNPDILAEISAPGPQRPMLVVGFAAETEKVEEHATAKRQRKGCDWIVANDVSAGTGIMGGDRNQVVLITAQGSERWPHMPKEEVAQRLASRMADWFTES; encoded by the coding sequence ATGGACGTGGTTTTGCCTTCCCGTTCCGTTTTGCTCATTGTGGGCGGCAGTATTGCCGCCTTCAAGGCGCCGGAGTTGATACGTCTGCTTAAAGGCGCTGGCATGCAGGTGCGCTGCGTGCTTACGGAAGGTGGAAGCCAGTTTGTAACGCCCCTTACCCTGCAAGCGTTAAGTGAACAGCCGGTTTATGCAGACCTGTTCTCGTTAACGGCTGAGCAGGAAATGGGGCATATTGCGCTTTCCCGCTGGGCAGATTTGGTTCTTGTTTGCCCTGCATCTGCCAATTTACTGGCACGTATGGCCGGTGGTCTGGCGGATGATCTGGCCAGCACGCTTTTATTGGCGACAGATGCACCTGTAATGGCCGTTCCCGCCATGAATGTGAGAATGTGGGAGCACGCTGCTACGCAGCATAACGTGGCCACGTTACAGCAGCGCGGCGTACATGTTGTGCCGCCAGCTATTGGCCCCATGGCCTGCGGTGAATTTGGCGCAGGCCGGATGCCGGAACCCGCCGATATTTTGGATGCCGTGCAAGCATTTTTCCGCCAGCGACAACAGCAGAATGGCCCTTTGGCGGGGAAGGCTGTTCTGGTAACAGCAGGCCCTACGCAAGAACCGCTGGATCCTGTAAGGTATCTGGCTAACCGATCTTCCGGCAAACAGGGCTATGCCATTGCTGCGGCGTTGGCGGATCTTGGAGCTTCCGTGACATTGGTAAGTGGCCCAACCATGTTGCGTGCGCCTGCTGGTGTTACATTTGTTCCGTGCGAAACAGCTTGCCAAATGCTGGAATGCGTTAAGGCAGCGGCTTCGTTTGATGTGGCTGTCTGCACCGCGGCGGTGGCAGATTGGCGACCTGAGGTGCAAGCGGGGCAAAAAATTAAAAAAACCAGCCGAGATGATGTGCCCGCTCCTATTCGGCTGGTGTCTAACCCAGATATTCTGGCCGAAATTTCCGCTCCCGGCCCACAGCGCCCGATGCTTGTTGTAGGGTTTGCCGCAGAAACCGAAAAGGTGGAGGAGCACGCAACCGCCAAGCGCCAACGCAAAGGATGTGACTGGATTGTTGCAAACGATGTAAGTGCTGGCACAGGCATTATGGGGGGTGATAGAAATCAGGTTGTTCTGATAACCGCCCAAGGCAGTGAGCGCTGGCCACATATGCCAAAAGAAGAAGTTGCACAAAGGCTTGCTTCTCGCATGGCAGATTGGTTTACAGAATCCTGA
- a CDS encoding ABC transporter permease has protein sequence MNRSWMNLVPRPQGSSSLPLRYLNSADALLLLCLAAAAIALGAAVRHMLGPLVAPASMPIHLDMWYLPGYALRTTIRMFAALACSLVFTFVYATLAAKSRRAGQILIPLLDVLQSVPILGFLSFTITFFLGLFPGRILGAECAAIFTIFTSQAWNMALGMYQGLRSVPPELEETARCFGLTSWQKFWRLEVPCTIPSLVWNAMMSMAGGWFMVVYSESITVGSTDVTLPGIGSYVGMAIDQQNIGAVAAAIVAMMVVILVYDQVLFRPLAAWATRFRLESVNTAQVVEPWFLRLVRRTRLLRMGGNALLSVGRRISYLPLGARPDTVHATADDNSDGADWLWWGFLLIVCLAASWQVWAYAHTHYTLGQIAYVFGLGGITLLRVVSMLVLASLIWVPVGIWCGLDPMRARRAQILAQYGAAFPANLFFPVFVVVIVHFHLTPDIWLTPLMILGAQWYILFNVIAGASSFPSNLLEVGRNLEVRGWFWWRRIILPGIAPYYLVGVMAAAGGAWNAAIASEVAQWGETTLTAHGLGAYVAQSTQLGNISNVGLGTVVMCIFVMFTNALVWRPLSDFVARRLKLN, from the coding sequence ATGAACAGAAGCTGGATGAACCTTGTACCTCGGCCACAAGGTTCGTCTTCTCTGCCTTTACGTTATCTGAACAGCGCAGATGCTCTTCTGCTTTTGTGTCTGGCGGCTGCGGCAATAGCGCTGGGGGCAGCAGTAAGGCACATGCTGGGGCCATTGGTGGCGCCTGCCAGCATGCCCATACATTTGGATATGTGGTATTTGCCCGGCTATGCACTGCGCACAACCATACGCATGTTTGCGGCTTTGGCGTGCTCTTTGGTGTTCACGTTTGTATATGCAACGTTGGCGGCCAAAAGCAGGCGTGCAGGGCAGATTTTGATACCTTTATTAGACGTATTACAATCTGTTCCCATCCTTGGGTTTCTGTCTTTCACCATCACGTTTTTTCTGGGGTTGTTTCCGGGGCGTATACTGGGGGCAGAATGTGCGGCAATTTTTACTATTTTCACCAGTCAGGCATGGAACATGGCGTTGGGCATGTATCAGGGCCTGCGGTCTGTGCCGCCTGAGCTGGAAGAAACCGCACGTTGTTTTGGCCTAACAAGCTGGCAGAAGTTCTGGCGGCTGGAAGTGCCCTGCACTATCCCATCCTTGGTATGGAACGCCATGATGTCCATGGCCGGTGGCTGGTTCATGGTGGTGTATTCTGAAAGCATTACCGTTGGCAGCACGGATGTTACGCTGCCGGGCATAGGCTCCTATGTTGGTATGGCCATAGATCAGCAGAATATTGGTGCTGTAGCCGCAGCCATTGTGGCCATGATGGTTGTTATTCTGGTTTATGATCAGGTGCTGTTTCGGCCTTTGGCCGCGTGGGCCACACGCTTCAGGCTGGAAAGTGTTAATACGGCCCAGGTTGTAGAACCATGGTTTTTGCGGCTGGTGCGCCGTACACGTTTGCTGCGGATGGGGGGCAATGCCCTGCTTTCTGTTGGGCGGCGCATAAGCTACCTGCCTCTGGGGGCTCGCCCTGATACAGTGCATGCCACAGCGGATGACAACAGTGATGGTGCAGATTGGCTGTGGTGGGGCTTTCTTCTAATTGTCTGCCTTGCGGCTTCATGGCAGGTGTGGGCTTACGCGCATACCCATTACACGCTTGGCCAGATTGCCTATGTGTTTGGGTTGGGTGGTATCACATTGCTGCGTGTGGTCAGCATGTTGGTGCTGGCATCGTTAATATGGGTGCCGGTGGGTATCTGGTGCGGTTTGGACCCCATGCGCGCCCGACGGGCGCAGATATTGGCACAGTATGGGGCGGCTTTTCCGGCTAACCTGTTCTTTCCGGTGTTTGTGGTGGTAATTGTACATTTTCATCTGACGCCAGATATCTGGCTCACCCCCCTGATGATTTTGGGGGCGCAGTGGTACATCCTGTTCAACGTTATTGCTGGGGCGTCCTCCTTCCCGTCCAATTTGCTGGAAGTTGGCCGAAATCTGGAAGTGAGAGGCTGGTTCTGGTGGCGGCGCATTATACTGCCGGGCATTGCACCTTATTACCTTGTGGGCGTTATGGCGGCCGCAGGTGGCGCATGGAATGCAGCCATTGCATCGGAAGTGGCGCAGTGGGGAGAAACAACCTTAACGGCCCATGGCCTAGGCGCTTATGTTGCGCAAAGCACTCAACTGGGAAACATAAGTAATGTTGGGTTGGGTACGGTGGTGATGTGTATATTTGTCATGTTCACCAATGCTTTGGTATGGCGGCCTTTGTCGGACTTTGTCGCTCGTCGCCTAAAACTGAACTGA
- the msrA gene encoding peptide-methionine (S)-S-oxide reductase MsrA: METAILGGGCFWCLEAVYRGMKGILSIAPGYAGGTVQHPTYQQVCTGQTGHAEVIRLEFDPAIISYAEILRIFFVMHDPTTLNRQGNDKGTQYRSVIFYENNQQKQLAESAKQEIAQEKIWGNQPVVTEIQPLTTFWPAEEAHFDYYARNPMAGYCQVVISPKVAKARKEFARYFSPT, from the coding sequence ATGGAAACAGCAATACTTGGCGGTGGATGCTTCTGGTGTCTGGAAGCTGTTTACCGTGGCATGAAAGGCATTCTCTCTATTGCGCCGGGTTATGCGGGCGGCACTGTGCAGCACCCTACCTATCAGCAAGTGTGCACCGGGCAGACAGGCCATGCCGAAGTTATCCGGCTGGAGTTTGACCCTGCCATTATCAGTTATGCTGAAATCCTACGCATCTTCTTTGTTATGCATGACCCCACAACCCTGAACCGACAGGGAAATGATAAGGGCACACAGTATCGCTCTGTTATTTTCTATGAAAATAACCAGCAGAAGCAGCTTGCGGAAAGCGCCAAACAAGAAATTGCGCAGGAAAAAATCTGGGGCAATCAGCCTGTGGTGACAGAAATTCAGCCTCTCACCACTTTCTGGCCAGCGGAAGAAGCGCATTTTGATTATTACGCCCGCAACCCTATGGCGGGGTACTGTCAGGTTGTTATCAGCCCCAAAGTGGCTAAAGCCCGCAAGGAATTTGCGCGTTACTTTAGCCCCACATAA
- a CDS encoding class I SAM-dependent methyltransferase translates to MTDNSFTPSPASSDATVEETDFGFRSVRKEEKKNLVRDVFDSVAGKYDVMNDIMSLGIHRVWKRIFVTELGPQPGMSLLDLAGGTGDITFGWLKGGGGSAIMTDINSSMLSVGRDRAIDRGFVSDLSFCVVDAEAIPLRDMSVDRVSIAFGLRNCTDKMAVLREARRVLKPGGRFLCLEFSRVQVAALAPIYDAWSFKVLPAMGNLIAKDRESYQYLAESIRTFPDQETLADMFREAGFSHVRYQSLSGGIAAIHSGWRV, encoded by the coding sequence ATGACCGACAACAGCTTTACGCCCTCCCCCGCTTCTTCTGACGCAACAGTGGAAGAAACGGATTTCGGCTTCCGTTCCGTAAGGAAGGAAGAAAAGAAAAACCTTGTTCGTGACGTGTTTGATAGCGTTGCGGGTAAGTATGACGTGATGAATGATATCATGTCCCTTGGCATCCATCGGGTATGGAAGCGTATTTTTGTAACAGAGCTTGGCCCGCAGCCCGGCATGTCTTTGTTGGATCTGGCCGGTGGTACGGGTGATATTACCTTTGGCTGGCTGAAGGGTGGCGGGGGCTCCGCCATTATGACCGACATTAACAGCAGCATGCTATCTGTTGGGCGGGATCGGGCCATTGATCGTGGTTTTGTATCCGATCTGTCTTTTTGCGTTGTGGATGCAGAAGCTATTCCGCTGCGCGATATGTCCGTCGATCGGGTTTCCATCGCTTTTGGCCTGCGAAACTGCACAGATAAAATGGCTGTGCTGCGTGAAGCACGGCGTGTGCTCAAACCCGGCGGGCGTTTTCTGTGCCTTGAATTTTCCCGCGTTCAGGTGGCGGCATTGGCACCTATCTATGATGCGTGGTCTTTCAAGGTGCTGCCTGCCATGGGCAATCTGATCGCCAAGGACCGTGAAAGCTACCAGTATCTGGCGGAAAGCATTCGCACCTTCCCGGATCAGGAAACACTGGCAGATATGTTCCGTGAGGCTGGGTTCTCTCACGTGCGGTATCAGTCCCTTTCCGGTGGTATTGCAGCCATTCATTCCGGCTGGCGCGTATAA
- the mutM gene encoding bifunctional DNA-formamidopyrimidine glycosylase/DNA-(apurinic or apyrimidinic site) lyase, producing MPELPEVETVMRGMQIALQNGTIKEAIVRRHDLRWRIPADFSQTIEGRRIEGFRRRGKYILMRLSGGMSIIWHLGMSGRVLLDSPTTPLLHEHVVLILQNGKRCGYIDPRRFGMLDLVPTDQEDTYPLLAGMGPEPLEPDFTPKTLLAASKNRRMPIKPFLLDQKIVAGLGNIYVCEALFRAGIAPTMPACNLTAPKARKLAQAIRDVLEEAIEAGGSSLKDYVRPEGGLGYFQHAWRVYGQTGKPCPNCPGTPACSGVQQITQAGRSTFFCPQRQKNG from the coding sequence ATGCCGGAACTCCCTGAAGTAGAAACCGTAATGCGCGGGATGCAGATTGCCCTGCAAAACGGTACCATCAAAGAAGCAATTGTGCGCCGTCACGACCTGAGATGGCGGATTCCTGCCGATTTCTCACAAACAATCGAAGGCCGCCGGATAGAAGGCTTTCGCCGTCGGGGCAAATATATTCTTATGCGCCTGTCTGGTGGAATGTCCATAATCTGGCATTTGGGCATGTCTGGGCGCGTGCTTCTCGATTCTCCAACCACGCCATTATTGCATGAGCACGTTGTGCTAATTCTGCAAAATGGAAAGCGCTGTGGTTACATAGATCCGCGCCGGTTTGGCATGCTGGATCTGGTTCCAACCGATCAGGAAGATACCTATCCATTGCTGGCAGGCATGGGGCCAGAGCCGCTTGAGCCAGATTTTACCCCCAAAACGCTTTTGGCTGCCAGCAAGAACAGGCGGATGCCCATCAAACCTTTCCTGCTTGATCAGAAGATTGTGGCGGGGTTAGGCAATATTTATGTGTGTGAAGCCCTGTTTAGGGCTGGCATTGCCCCAACCATGCCAGCCTGCAATCTTACCGCCCCCAAAGCCCGCAAATTGGCGCAAGCCATACGTGATGTGCTGGAAGAAGCCATAGAGGCAGGTGGTTCCAGCCTGAAAGATTATGTACGCCCAGAGGGCGGGTTGGGGTATTTCCAGCACGCATGGCGGGTATATGGGCAAACGGGTAAGCCATGCCCCAATTGCCCCGGCACACCCGCATGTTCTGGTGTGCAGCAGATAACGCAGGCCGGACGATCCACATTTTTTTGTCCCCAAAGGCAGAAAAACGGGTAA
- a CDS encoding ABC transporter ATP-binding protein: MASGPEKKTFPSGSVLAEARHVSRFYHKDSAADVQVLDNISLTLHAGEIVGLLGRSGSGKSTLLRILAGLLPPSSGEIVWKGQPLHKPTQEIAVVFQSFALFPWMTVEENVALGLDARGVPAAERDKLVDDAIDLIGLGGYENAWPKELSGGMQQRVGLARALVVHPDLLLMDEPFSALDVLTAENLRTDLIELWSEEKLPVQCMLIVTHNIEEAVLMCDRIVIASSNPGRIAHVLNVPFAHPRNREDAEFRQLVDHIYALMTQRAPIVSEADLARRGAPQGAALTRSFRALVPVSITMMIGMMEALAAPPLNGRADLPVLAEKLQLELDDLFPLGESLELLRLAELEDGDILLTNEGVHFVLSDLDERKAIMGHALLHNVPLVRMICTLLDERPSHSIKAERFRSELEDSMSADYARQTLQTIIGWGRFAELFDYDEEGDRFFLEDETSE, encoded by the coding sequence ATGGCATCTGGCCCAGAGAAAAAAACATTTCCATCCGGCTCTGTTTTGGCAGAAGCACGTCATGTCAGCCGTTTTTATCATAAGGACAGCGCTGCTGATGTGCAGGTGCTGGATAACATTAGCCTTACCTTGCATGCCGGAGAAATAGTTGGACTGCTTGGGCGTTCAGGTTCGGGCAAGTCTACCCTGCTGCGTATTCTAGCTGGTTTGCTGCCTCCCTCTTCTGGTGAGATAGTGTGGAAAGGGCAGCCTCTGCATAAACCCACGCAGGAAATTGCAGTGGTCTTTCAGTCCTTCGCCCTCTTTCCGTGGATGACAGTTGAAGAAAACGTAGCACTGGGGCTAGATGCGCGCGGAGTGCCTGCCGCAGAGCGTGACAAGCTGGTTGATGATGCCATAGATCTGATTGGCTTGGGTGGGTATGAGAATGCTTGGCCCAAGGAGCTTTCTGGCGGCATGCAGCAGCGTGTAGGGTTGGCCCGTGCCTTGGTGGTGCATCCTGACTTGCTGCTTATGGATGAGCCTTTTTCTGCCCTGGATGTGCTGACAGCGGAAAATTTGCGCACAGACCTGATAGAGCTATGGTCGGAAGAAAAGCTGCCAGTTCAATGTATGCTGATTGTGACGCATAATATTGAAGAAGCTGTGTTGATGTGTGATCGCATCGTGATTGCATCTTCCAACCCCGGGCGCATTGCGCATGTGCTGAACGTGCCGTTTGCACACCCGCGTAACCGCGAAGATGCAGAGTTCCGCCAACTGGTGGACCACATTTACGCGTTGATGACGCAGCGTGCCCCTATTGTTTCTGAGGCCGATCTGGCACGCCGAGGCGCGCCACAAGGCGCTGCCCTTACCCGCTCTTTCCGCGCTTTGGTGCCTGTTTCCATTACCATGATGATTGGAATGATGGAGGCCTTGGCTGCACCCCCGCTCAATGGCCGAGCGGATTTGCCGGTATTGGCAGAAAAGCTTCAGCTTGAACTGGATGATCTGTTCCCACTAGGGGAATCTCTGGAACTTTTGCGTCTGGCAGAACTGGAAGATGGAGATATCCTGCTCACCAACGAGGGCGTGCATTTTGTTCTGAGCGATTTGGATGAGCGCAAGGCTATTATGGGCCACGCGTTGCTCCATAACGTGCCGTTGGTGCGGATGATCTGCACCCTTCTAGATGAACGGCCATCTCACAGCATTAAAGCAGAGCGTTTCCGTAGTGAGTTGGAAGATAGTATGTCTGCCGATTACGCGCGCCAGACACTCCAGACCATTATTGGTTGGGGCCGGTTTGCGGAACTGTTTGATTATGATGAAGAAGGAGACCGCTTTTTTCTGGAAGATGAAACTTCAGAATAA
- the dnaA gene encoding chromosomal replication initiator protein DnaA — MTIGVDDDESAFSRLEDGKGLEESWLRICARLKGEVGEVEYRTWLTKIALGPIDGDEITLLLPTRFLRDWVRSQYGDRLSELWNQEIPSIRRVELQVARAGDPAPIPLESVPSANAATPAQEEATPAARTAPEVRSDLVTALDSRFTFDTFVVGKPNEFAYACARRVAEKPSSVGFNPLFLYGGVGLGKTHLMHAIGAELIQSGNVSVAYMSAEKFMYRFIAAIRSQSTIEFKEQLRSVDVLMIDDLQFLIGKDNTQEEFFHTFNALVDAGRQIVVSADKSPSDLSGLEDRLRTRLGCGMVADIHATTFELRISILESKAAASGVVVPGKVLEFLAHKITSNVRELEGALNRLIAHANLFGRPVTLEATQEVLHDILKAHDRRVTIEEIQKKVAEHWNIRLTDMSSARRARNVARPRQVAMYLAKQLTSRSLPEIGRKFGNRDHTTVMHAVNRVTELMGLDAAFAEDVELLRRMLES; from the coding sequence ATGACAATCGGAGTGGACGATGACGAAAGCGCCTTTTCCCGGCTTGAAGACGGCAAGGGGCTTGAGGAATCGTGGCTGCGTATCTGCGCCCGCCTGAAGGGCGAAGTTGGCGAAGTTGAATACCGCACCTGGCTGACCAAAATTGCGCTGGGCCCGATTGATGGTGATGAAATCACCCTGCTTTTACCCACACGCTTTTTGCGCGACTGGGTAAGAAGCCAGTATGGTGACCGCCTGAGCGAACTGTGGAATCAGGAAATCCCCAGTATCCGCCGGGTGGAGCTACAGGTTGCCCGCGCCGGAGATCCGGCCCCCATACCTTTGGAAAGTGTGCCAAGCGCCAACGCCGCAACACCCGCGCAGGAAGAGGCCACCCCAGCAGCACGCACCGCGCCAGAAGTGCGGAGTGACTTGGTGACTGCGCTGGATAGCCGCTTTACGTTTGATACGTTCGTGGTGGGCAAGCCCAATGAATTTGCTTATGCCTGCGCCCGCCGGGTTGCAGAAAAACCCTCCAGCGTTGGGTTTAACCCGCTGTTCCTTTACGGTGGCGTTGGGCTGGGTAAAACGCATCTGATGCATGCCATCGGGGCCGAGCTGATCCAGAGTGGCAATGTGTCCGTGGCCTATATGTCTGCCGAAAAGTTCATGTATCGGTTTATTGCGGCCATTCGTTCGCAATCTACCATCGAGTTCAAAGAGCAACTGCGTTCCGTTGATGTGCTGATGATTGACGATTTGCAGTTCCTGATCGGCAAGGACAATACGCAGGAAGAATTCTTCCATACCTTTAATGCGCTGGTAGATGCCGGGCGGCAGATTGTGGTTTCGGCTGATAAATCCCCATCTGACCTGTCGGGGCTGGAAGATCGGCTACGCACGCGTTTGGGCTGCGGTATGGTGGCAGATATTCATGCCACCACGTTTGAGCTACGTATTTCCATTCTGGAATCAAAAGCCGCTGCCTCTGGCGTTGTGGTGCCCGGTAAGGTTCTGGAATTTCTGGCACACAAAATCACGTCCAATGTGCGTGAGCTGGAAGGCGCGCTCAACCGCCTCATTGCTCACGCCAATCTGTTTGGCCGCCCGGTTACTCTGGAAGCCACACAAGAAGTGCTGCACGATATTCTCAAAGCGCATGACCGGCGTGTAACAATTGAGGAAATCCAGAAAAAAGTAGCCGAGCACTGGAACATCCGCCTGACAGACATGTCATCCGCCCGCAGGGCCCGCAATGTGGCGCGGCCCCGGCAGGTTGCAATGTATCTGGCTAAGCAGCTTACAAGTCGCTCTCTGCCAGAAATCGGGCGCAAGTTCGGTAATCGTGACCACACAACCGTTATGCATGCGGTAAATCGCGTTACGGAACTGATGGGGCTGGATGCTGCTTTTGCAGAAGATGTGGAACTCCTGCGGCGGATGCTGGAAAGCTGA
- the dut gene encoding dUTP diphosphatase has translation MSAPISPSADLSVQVQRLPHAQGLPLPSYATAGAAGMDLLAAVAEPVVLLPGARVLVPTGLRIALPRGYELQVRPRSGLALKHGIILPNSPGTVDEDYRGELGVIVLNAGQTPFTIERGMRIAQAVVAPVTRVAWAECNELDETQRGAGGFGSTGIGVP, from the coding sequence ATGTCTGCACCCATTTCTCCTTCGGCTGATCTTAGTGTGCAGGTGCAACGCCTCCCTCATGCGCAGGGTTTGCCCCTACCCTCCTACGCCACGGCTGGGGCTGCGGGGATGGATTTGCTGGCCGCAGTAGCAGAGCCCGTGGTGTTGCTGCCCGGTGCGCGAGTGTTGGTACCAACCGGGCTGCGCATAGCCTTGCCCCGTGGGTATGAACTTCAGGTGCGTCCGCGTTCTGGCTTGGCTCTCAAGCACGGCATTATCCTTCCCAATTCCCCCGGAACAGTGGATGAAGATTACCGCGGAGAACTGGGGGTAATTGTGCTGAATGCCGGCCAAACCCCGTTTACCATTGAGCGCGGCATGCGTATTGCACAGGCCGTTGTGGCCCCCGTTACACGGGTGGCATGGGCCGAATGTAACGAGCTGGATGAAACCCAGCGCGGCGCAGGTGGGTTTGGCAGCACGGGAATCGGAGTGCCATGA
- the rpsT gene encoding 30S ribosomal protein S20: protein MANIASARKRIRQTAKRTARNTARKSRMRTFIKKVETAVEAGDHGAAREALRLAQPEIQRAATKGVIHHNTVARKISRLSARVKALAPA, encoded by the coding sequence ATGGCGAATATCGCTTCGGCGCGTAAGCGCATCCGGCAGACCGCGAAGCGGACTGCTCGTAACACCGCCCGCAAATCCCGCATGCGTACTTTCATCAAGAAAGTAGAAACCGCAGTTGAAGCTGGTGATCATGGCGCTGCGCGCGAAGCACTGCGCCTTGCTCAGCCAGAAATCCAGCGTGCGGCCACTAAGGGCGTTATCCACCACAACACGGTGGCCCGCAAAATTTCCCGCCTGTCTGCCCGTGTGAAAGCACTGGCTCCGGCCTGA